GGCCGTTTAGCTCACCCACCCAGCAGTGTTCGTCCTTCTGGCTGATGATCGTGATTATGTCATTACGCCGAAAGCCCAACTCATCGTCATCGTGCCGCTCGAAGTCGTGTAGGGCTTTGGCCCGACGCTTCCGCGTCCTGGCCACGTTGATAAAGTTTTCATGGTCCTTGGCATGTGACTCGGTGCTGTAGTTGGCAGTCAACTGGATGTGGCCGGAAAGCTTGGGCTCAATGGTTATAAAGTGGCGACCCACTTTAAGAATAGCCTCCCTTAGGTCTACGAGGATCTCTGTTTGCCGAATGTTCTTGTTCTTCAGCTGATCACCTTCGCTGGCGTCGCCGCGAAAGAGAAAGGCCTCCAGGATAGACTTGCTCTTGCGCACCTGTCGCCGGGCAAGCTGCTGCTTGGGAAGATTGGGTGCAGCCTCGGGGTTTCCTATCTGGTGGCCTTGATCCGCCATGAGGTACGCCAGATGGCGCCGACGATGGGTGTCGATTACCGTCTGGCTAAGCGATCCGCCCACCTCCAGGGCTTGGCGGAAGAGCACTTCGACGTCGGTGACCTCGCCGGGAATGTCCGAAAGCGAGTTGAAGATCTGAGCGGAGTTTTCGAGGTGCTTCAAATCCTGCTCCTTCACCTTGAGCATGCCCAGCGTCAGTTGAAAGAGCACGATGGAGCCCTCGTAGAAGAACCAGTCCCAGATACGCACCAGGATCTTCATATGCACCACGTTGGCAAACAGGGTGAGGAACCAGTGCAGCGTGATTAGCGACAGCTCGATGTCGTGCTTCCGCAACGACTCGTCTACGCTGCTCAGGTAATTGGCTATGAGCGTTTGCATCACCCGCTGATCCGCCTGTATGCCCAGCAGGGTGGAACTGTAGTAGGAGGCTGGCAGCAGGTCCTCCACAATGGTGGCCATCATCCAAAAGGCGTTCTCCTCCTCCATGAACAGCAGGAGACATGCCACAATCACGCCGGTCCCCTGGCAGTAGCCAATGTCGGGGAAGAGCCACGCAATGCCCCTCAAGATGCGTCGCAGGCGGGGAATGCCTGTGCCGTTCGGATTGCTAAAGCAGGCATTCGTAGGCAGGATACGCAGTAGGTCCTTTTCAATCTGCTTTGAAGTCATCAACTGGTCATTGCTGGAGGCTAACAAAAGAAGAGGAAATGAATAAACAAATGCCATGGCGCCTTTTCGTGTTAGATCCTACCCTTGACTATGTCATGGTAGCTGGTCTCGCTCTTCTGCTTCTTGGCCAGCGCTCCAGACAGGCGCATCCACATCTGGGCGCGCAGGGTGTGGGGGATGCCCTGGCGGACCATGTTGCGCAGCTTTTCGGTGCGTGGAAGCATCACATCTACATGCTCCCAACTCAACTCGGTGGCCTCCTTGTTGTGCGAGAATTCCAAGTGCGCTATCCACTGCAGCCGCTGCTGGGCGTCTTCCACGAACGGGATGCTCAGCAGCTTGTTGGAGCTCTGCTCAGGCCCGTCTTCCTCTTCCACCCGAAAGCCGAATTCATCGAAGCGGTACTCCGGCTGGTCGTTTGGCCCGGAGGCCAGCTCTGCGCCGCTGCCAAGCTTGGCTAGAATTTCTTGGGGCCACATTGAGGCGGTCAGGGCTGAGAAGGGTCCCCCGGGATTAGGCCGGATTCCATCGACCACACTCAACTCCTCCATCATGGGCGGCACCTCGCCCAGATCGTCTTCCGAGCCCAGGTTCTGCAGTTTGCGCTGTTGGCAGTGCCAGGGTGGAAcgataaatattaattaccaTGATAAGCAATCTTTTCTGGTCAATTTGCGCTTACCGTATGCTCTTCACGGCCCACGTAACCCTCATGATCGCGGCCAAAGATGCTCCTGGCCATGTCCATTCTGAGATTGGCTACTCTCCGGCCGTGTCCTGGTCGAGCATTCAGTGAAAGTGGCTTTCGAGTGTCTGTTGCTGGCGTGTTAAagactaattttaatttttgctctGCATTGTTTCCAATTGGCTTCCAAAGTTGATTTCACTGTCAGCTGTTCGATAGGCGATAGTGGGTGGTATCGATTTTTAGCCAAGCTAGCAAAGTCAGGGGTGGGGCAAAAGGGATTCATGGGTGCTGTAAACACCACAAGGAGGTAGTAGAGTTCATTCGCGTAAAAGAAAGTCAATTTTTTGGCAGCTTTTCGTCGCGGGCGGTTTTTCGTCACtttaattttcacttttagaaagaacttaattttttgcaaaaaaaatctgttagccttgataaaaaaatatctgttAAATTTTGACTGTaagataatatatattaacaagTTTGAAAGAAAAACTCAACAACGCTACCTCGTGGAAAAAGTAAAGATatgttgttaaaatttttaaaaagatcgGTTCAGTGGTTGCATTTTGCACCGACTTTGAAAACGTGAatttgggaaaaattcaaaatgcttACAACATTAGTACACTATAGGAATACAAAAATAGCCATACCTTCGCCAGTTTTGCTCCGatttaaatactaaattcTTGAAATATTCCGccttcataaaaataaaaaaacaatggaaaataaatgaaaaaagaaccttataaaaatgttatgcTAATCCTAAATTCCATCAAATAAAATAGGTTTTACAAGGTTTAAAGTACTATTTCACAGTTATATTTATCTAGAAGAACTTccggttttatttttttaaccctCTTGGCTACGCCCATGATCAGGGCTGCCGAAAAACACCTGTAGAATACCCAGAAAATGCTCAAAATGAAAAGATaggattaattaatttaatttaaatgttttatataaagATTAAGGTTCTACAAAGAAATTAAAGTACATTAAACATTTCCAGTCGataattgataaaataaattgaaaggGCAATCGAGTCTCACGCCCTCGCTCTAAAATCAGCTGTTTGGCACAGAAAGTTGGGTGGTTTTCGTTAATCcaatgaaataaacaaaaaacaccaCAAAAACAATGCAGATAAAGCCCATCATTACATGTGAGTTGTAAACTATAATATGAATTGCATGCCAATCTAATGAAAAACACTTATTTAGATTCGGGCTCGGGCCCGCTGTTTCGCTCGCTTGAGTCGCAAATCCTGAATGCAATCCCCTTGGACACATGCGAGTGGAGACGCACCTTCCAACGCCCCACTAAACATGTTCGTCTGGAGGCACAGACCCAGCAGTTCAATGTGTCTGCTCTGGAGAAGTACAAGACAGGTGACTGGAGCATCTTGGAGCACCCAATACTGCACATATTCGTCACGGAATGCAATGTGAGTTGGCTTAAGGTCAAGAAATCATGGACTCACCTCCAATAAACTCCATTATTCAAGGACGTTGACGCCTACAAGGCCTCCACCAGGGAGGAGATCGATACTTGGCTCAAACTTTTGACCAGTTACGGTGTCTCGGACTGGATGATTCTGCTCGTGGAGACACTGGACATGCGGAAGACCAAAAACTTTATGCCACGCACCACGGTGCTGGACAAGATCCGCCTGGACTTCAGCACCAAGAACGACGATCGCTGCATCTCCGTCCTGAACCCGGCCAAGTTCGAGCAGAAGTCCACGGAGTCGTTCCGCTGCCTGGTGCAGCGCATCCGCTTTCTGATGCTCACCAGCTATAATCGCAACATTGTCAAGTACGAGGAACTCATACGGAGCAAGCGCGAAAAGCGGAACCTTGAGGGCTGGGACTTTCGCCAGTACTTCTTTATGCAGGAGGACTTGGCGCTGATCTTCGAGAAGCTGGAGCTGCCCACCGAGGCGCTGATACAGTACGACGAGCTGGACGCCATGTTCTCGCAGTTCATAACGCACACTGGCCTCAATGAGAAGCAGCAGTGGCTGAACCACTTTCGGCGGCCCTTGGACGCATTCCATGGCATTTGCCTGACCCGGTCGGACCGGTTCGAAATGCGCAACAAGATACGCGACGAGGGGGTCTCCCTGTTGGAATTCCGCAATTACCTGTTCGAGAGGCAGGCCTATCTGCTGCTTACCTGCAACGACATCCCGGAAATCGCAAAGAGGCTGCTCAACTTCCTCTTCTCCACGCTGCGCGAGGTGGAGTTCATTAAGCTGGAGTGCCAGGAGGGCGCTCTTTGCTGCTGGGAGTTCGTTTGCGCTCTGGAGGTTCTGCAGCTGTGCGAGCAGGCCATGGAGCCCAACGAGGTTACCTGCTTCCAGCACTGCGCTCCCATCTGGAACTTGGCCAAGGACAAACTCTATGAGCTGGGCAAGCTGTGTGGCCTTTTGCCCGGCTGTACGCCCACTTCAGAGCAGCTTCACATAGTGGTGCAGCTGTCGTCGGGAATAGGGGATGCCCCgccggagcagcagcagttccTGCAGGCCACACCTCAGCTGCGGGAGCGTTCTCCCAACCGCAAGCCCAAAAAATCAGCGGCCGAGCAGCTCAAGGAGGCATTGGGCTCCAATCAGGCATTCCAGAAGCTCTACCTGGAGCTGGCGGAGTTGGCCATCAGTACGTACAAACATGTAACCCGCTTGCGTTCGGCTCGTTTGGTGGGCTTGGATCTGGGAAACTTCTACTGTGCCCTAAATGAGCCGCACAAGGCGGTTGGATTCTTCACGGATCTCCTCAGGGAACTGAAGGCGGAAAACTGGCATATGCTGAGCTCCCAGACGCTGCTCGAGCTGGCCAACTGCTACCGCAAGATGGGCGACTCGCTGGCCTACACCAAGACCTGTAGCTCTATATCTTGTTGCGCCGAATTGGAGACTTTAGTGCGAACTTTCTATTTTGATGAGTTCCTTAAATCGCTCAAAACTCTGAAGACAACTCTATCGGCTCAGCCGTCCATGGAGAATGCCAACTTTTGTGTGCTAGAGGATCACTTTCGTGTCCTGGACATTGAGGTTGTCACACCAAAACCTATTATTCAAGATAATTACATCCTGGTGCAGCTGAAAGTAGAGAGCCTCTACCCGCGTGTGATCGTTGCTGAAAATATAAAGCTTTGCTATGAGTTGCAAGCGGCTCCTTTGGAACTAGCCATGGAAAACGTGTCTCTGACTTCCTCTCCGTCGGTGGTGAAGGTCAAGGAGTCCACGACCCGTCTGAAGGTGTCCCTGCAGCTTGTCTACAAACAGGACAATCGTTTGCACTCAGCAGCCGTGGCCTGCGACATGCCCAAGAGCAAACAGCCCGTACGTCGGACCAGCAGCACCAAGCGGAAGCTCTCGCCCAGTGTCCAGGCGGACTTCACCAACTTTGTGCAGGCAGAGAACATTGCCCTTCAACCAGGCGTCAATTTGATCGAACTCAAGGCAAAGGCCACTCGAGTGGGCAGCTGGCAGTTCAAACAGGTGGGTGGTCTTCTTAGTGGTTTTTCCTGATACATATTTCAATTATTCCTTTGTGTGTCTCATTCAGCTCTGCGTCAGCATGTCCAGCCTGGAGTTTTTGTCCGAGCAGCTTCCTTTCACGCCTCCCAGCTTTGAGATCAGCACCAAGCCAGCCAGTGCCACTTTGGAGTTCAAGACACTTATTGCCGGTATGGTGCAGCCGATTACCCTGAATGTTTCCGGCGGAAGTTTCATCTTTCCGCCCGATGCCAAAATCACACTGCGTTGCTCAAAGAACCTGCGCATACGACAGGCGCGGAACTCGGAGGATGTAGCCGCTTATAATGAAGATGCATCCTTTGAAAGTCTACTGCAGGTTCCGCTGCTGCAATTCAAGTCGTTCGAGGAACGTAAAATTCCTCTGGAGGTTCTGACTGATATGCCGGGCCGTAAGGTGTCCAAGAGTGTCCATGAGCACCACATTGCCCTAAGTTGCCCGTGGTCCCGCACTGAGCTGCCGATTCCCGTCGAGTTTCAACCAGCCATGGAGGCCACTTGCCGGCTTCATACATGCGGCACTCAGAAGTTCTTACAGGTGATCATGAAGGGCCTAGATGCACATCTCCTTTTGCAGAATGCTCTGGTCAAGTGTGATGTACCCGGTGTGCAACTGCTAGACCTCAATCCCGAGCCCCATCAGCCCATAGTAAGTGGAGTGTGGTGTAGTCCAATGTCTTTTAATGATTTCCATTGTTATTTTGTAGGAAATCTACAAATCGCTAACAGTCACATATCTGTATGAGATCCAAGTTGAG
This genomic window from Drosophila gunungcola strain Sukarami chromosome 3R, Dgunungcola_SK_2, whole genome shotgun sequence contains:
- the LOC128251717 gene encoding small G protein signaling modulator 3 homolog, which codes for MDMARSIFGRDHEGYVGREEHTRKLQNLGSEDDLGEVPPMMEELSVVDGIRPNPGGPFSALTASMWPQEILAKLGSGAELASGPNDQPEYRFDEFGFRVEEEDGPEQSSNKLLSIPFVEDAQQRLQWIAHLEFSHNKEATELSWEHVDVMLPRTEKLRNMVRQGIPHTLRAQMWMRLSGALAKKQKSETSYHDIVKASSNDQLMTSKQIEKDLLRILPTNACFSNPNGTGIPRLRRILRGIAWLFPDIGYCQGTGVIVACLLLFMEEENAFWMMATIVEDLLPASYYSSTLLGIQADQRVMQTLIANYLSSVDESLRKHDIELSLITLHWFLTLFANVVHMKILVRIWDWFFYEGSIVLFQLTLGMLKVKEQDLKHLENSAQIFNSLSDIPGEVTDVEVLFRQALEVGGSLSQTVIDTHRRRHLAYLMADQGHQIGNPEAAPNLPKQQLARRQVRKSKSILEAFLFRGDASEGDQLKNKNIRQTEILVDLREAILKVGRHFITIEPKLSGHIQLTANYSTESHAKDHENFINVARTRKRRAKALHDFERHDDDELGFRRNDIITIISQKDEHCWVGELNGLRGWFPAKFVELLDERSKLYTSAGDDAISETVTDLVRGTLAPAIKAFLEHGMKRPTFLGGPIHPWLYIEEAATREVEKDFESVYSRLVLCKTYRLDEDGKVLTPEELLYRCVQAINQTHDDAHAQMDVKLRSLICLGLNEQVLHLWLEVLCACQEVVQKWYHSWSFIDSPGWVQIKCELRILSQFAFNLNPDWELPPKRGKESQPLKDGVRDMLVKHHLFSWDL
- the LOC128251716 gene encoding trafficking protein particle complex subunit 10; its protein translation is MQIKPIITYSGSGPLFRSLESQILNAIPLDTCEWRRTFQRPTKHVRLEAQTQQFNVSALEKYKTGDWSILEHPILHIFVTECNDVDAYKASTREEIDTWLKLLTSYGVSDWMILLVETLDMRKTKNFMPRTTVLDKIRLDFSTKNDDRCISVLNPAKFEQKSTESFRCLVQRIRFLMLTSYNRNIVKYEELIRSKREKRNLEGWDFRQYFFMQEDLALIFEKLELPTEALIQYDELDAMFSQFITHTGLNEKQQWLNHFRRPLDAFHGICLTRSDRFEMRNKIRDEGVSLLEFRNYLFERQAYLLLTCNDIPEIAKRLLNFLFSTLREVEFIKLECQEGALCCWEFVCALEVLQLCEQAMEPNEVTCFQHCAPIWNLAKDKLYELGKLCGLLPGCTPTSEQLHIVVQLSSGIGDAPPEQQQFLQATPQLRERSPNRKPKKSAAEQLKEALGSNQAFQKLYLELAELAISTYKHVTRLRSARLVGLDLGNFYCALNEPHKAVGFFTDLLRELKAENWHMLSSQTLLELANCYRKMGDSLAYTKTCSSISCCAELETLVRTFYFDEFLKSLKTLKTTLSAQPSMENANFCVLEDHFRVLDIEVVTPKPIIQDNYILVQLKVESLYPRVIVAENIKLCYELQAAPLELAMENVSLTSSPSVVKVKESTTRLKVSLQLVYKQDNRLHSAAVACDMPKSKQPVRRTSSTKRKLSPSVQADFTNFVQAENIALQPGVNLIELKAKATRVGSWQFKQLCVSMSSLEFLSEQLPFTPPSFEISTKPASATLEFKTLIAGMVQPITLNVSGGSFIFPPDAKITLRCSKNLRIRQARNSEDVAAYNEDASFESLLQVPLLQFKSFEERKIPLEVLTDMPGRKVSKSVHEHHIALSCPWSRTELPIPVEFQPAMEATCRLHTCGTQKFLQVIMKGLDAHLLLQNALVKCDVPGVQLLDLNPEPHQPIEIYKSLTVTYLYEIQVEPLKTEHELPVVKVHFVIKYAPLSQPEVWRTYGCAFDLVDYTTLFKLQAQLEPNELCRLRTVCNLNLKITKVHENPYTDLMYEVLNDQNLWAVCGRSAGVVSMKDVDSHSISLDVMPLSTGFLPMPSIRLSKYTAGGKGKTDAHSKVHPFPPGQVYNSTKSTQIHVIASVAGDQ